From a single Fusobacterium ulcerans ATCC 49185 genomic region:
- the rlmH gene encoding 23S rRNA (pseudouridine(1915)-N(3))-methyltransferase RlmH, with protein sequence MNVSIICVGKVKEKYIIEGINEFLKRMQSFAKMKIVELKEDGNDTNRNISIEKESEDILKTMEKLGGYNILLDIQGKNFSSEEMSEEIERLTVNGVSSINFIIGGSYGVSENVRKAVDMRLSFSKMTFPHQLMRLILSEQIYRWFSIIKNTKYHK encoded by the coding sequence TTGAATGTATCTATTATATGTGTAGGAAAAGTAAAAGAAAAGTATATAATTGAGGGAATAAATGAATTCTTGAAAAGAATGCAGTCTTTTGCTAAAATGAAAATTGTGGAATTGAAAGAAGATGGAAATGATACCAATAGAAATATTTCTATTGAAAAAGAATCAGAAGACATTCTTAAGACTATGGAAAAACTAGGTGGATATAATATTCTTCTGGATATTCAAGGGAAAAACTTTTCTTCAGAGGAAATGTCTGAAGAAATAGAAAGACTTACAGTAAATGGTGTGAGCAGTATAAATTTTATAATTGGTGGTTCATATGGAGTATCAGAAAATGTAAGAAAAGCAGTAGATATGAGATTAAGCTTCTCTAAAATGACTTTTCCTCATCAGTTAATGAGATTGATACTCAGTGAGCAAATTTACAGATGGTTCAGTATTATAAAAAATACTAAATACCATAAATAA
- a CDS encoding transglycosylase SLT domain-containing protein, whose translation MRKIFMILFFIINSFMAFTYTYEDYDIFIQGKNAYYNREYEEAQNKFETLLNSYSFSPILKNNYAFYFIGMTYYRMGDWKKAVFYLEKAVFSHKLSFFNRGSEIEKNIYFAERDYSLGDALIKTGNKETGLVYLKRLDYSTFSPLTSHFEEKALSLLSKEDISYQNYYNLKFKGDFSHIKEISTKELLKAAHFFFSKKEYEKAEKLYKEILKTPDITKADKEKAESELFRTLIRAKKNKDIITLTNEYGKNGNKDLYFFYKGLAYYRMKDFSRCLYAFENVKGGRYASLALFYRAGIYYSFGDYEQVLKTTAKIPHKNIITEIMIANSYLKLGNDKFFEKKAENIIKKYPNSYEGMFYSFLLKNNGIDINNHNSVFKVGLILDNLLANCKNIDDNFINTVDKLEIEKLSSIAAMKDEELIKIEIENSSFINKHSIQNGYAITTILEKGEFFDLAYKNSSTYRKDFFEYKDLIKYSYPLYYKYSVEMNSRKYDVPQELIYSTILISSKFNKRLLSENSKIGLMQIPYTSREEIVTLFDPDTNIAMGTEKLKSLLETYKGDKLKSLIAYVYGEELLNRIQFDYDGDLNLDLVADPEERYDLQNLILTYMFYKKLYNF comes from the coding sequence ATGAGAAAAATATTTATGATTTTATTCTTTATTATAAATAGTTTTATGGCTTTTACCTATACTTATGAAGATTATGATATTTTCATTCAGGGAAAAAATGCTTATTACAACAGAGAATATGAAGAAGCTCAGAATAAATTTGAAACTCTTCTGAACAGTTATTCCTTTTCTCCTATCTTAAAAAATAATTATGCCTTTTATTTTATAGGAATGACTTACTATAGAATGGGAGATTGGAAAAAGGCTGTCTTCTATCTTGAAAAAGCTGTTTTCAGCCATAAACTTTCTTTTTTTAATCGAGGGTCGGAAATAGAAAAAAATATTTACTTTGCTGAAAGAGATTACTCCCTTGGAGATGCTCTTATAAAAACTGGAAATAAAGAAACTGGACTAGTATATCTAAAGAGGCTGGATTACTCTACTTTTTCTCCTCTCACTTCACATTTTGAAGAAAAAGCTCTCAGCCTGCTGTCAAAAGAAGATATTTCGTATCAAAATTATTATAATCTAAAATTTAAAGGTGATTTCTCTCACATTAAAGAAATTTCTACAAAGGAGCTTTTAAAAGCTGCTCATTTTTTCTTTTCAAAAAAAGAATACGAAAAAGCTGAAAAACTCTATAAAGAAATTTTAAAAACTCCTGATATTACAAAAGCTGATAAAGAAAAAGCTGAATCTGAACTTTTCAGAACATTAATCAGAGCAAAGAAAAATAAAGATATTATTACCTTAACAAATGAATATGGGAAAAATGGAAATAAAGATTTATACTTCTTCTACAAAGGACTTGCTTACTACAGAATGAAAGATTTTTCAAGATGCCTTTATGCTTTTGAAAATGTAAAAGGAGGAAGATATGCTTCTCTTGCATTATTCTATAGAGCTGGTATTTATTATTCCTTTGGAGATTATGAACAGGTATTAAAAACAACTGCTAAAATACCTCATAAAAACATAATAACTGAAATAATGATTGCAAATTCATATTTAAAACTTGGAAATGATAAATTTTTTGAGAAAAAAGCTGAAAATATAATAAAAAAATATCCTAATTCATATGAGGGAATGTTTTATTCTTTTCTTTTAAAAAATAATGGCATTGATATAAATAATCATAATTCTGTTTTTAAAGTTGGACTAATACTTGACAATCTTCTTGCAAACTGTAAAAATATAGATGATAATTTTATCAATACAGTAGATAAGTTGGAAATTGAAAAACTTTCATCTATTGCAGCTATGAAAGATGAAGAGCTTATAAAAATAGAGATAGAAAACAGTAGCTTTATTAATAAACATTCTATTCAAAATGGTTATGCAATAACTACAATTCTTGAAAAAGGAGAGTTTTTTGATCTTGCCTATAAAAATTCTTCTACATACAGAAAAGATTTTTTTGAATACAAAGATTTAATAAAATATAGTTATCCTTTATATTATAAATACTCTGTAGAAATGAATTCAAGAAAATATGATGTTCCACAGGAACTTATTTATTCGACAATACTTATTTCCAGCAAATTTAATAAAAGACTTTTATCTGAAAATTCTAAAATAGGTCTTATGCAAATACCTTATACTTCTCGAGAAGAAATAGTTACACTCTTTGACCCAGATACAAATATAGCAATGGGAACAGAGAAATTAAAATCCCTTCTTGAAACTTATAAAGGTGATAAGCTTAAATCTCTTATAGCATATGTTTACGGAGAGGAACTGTTAAATAGAATTCAATTTGATTATGATGGAGATCTGAATTTAGATTTAGTAGCTGATCCAGAAGAAAGATATGATTTACAAAACTTAATACTTACATATATGTTCTACAAGAAACTATACAACTTTTAA
- the mutL gene encoding DNA mismatch repair endonuclease MutL translates to MGIIKVLDESVSNIIAAGEVVENPASMLKELLENSLDAESKSIKIEVKSGGRHVIISDDGKGMTQDDLLLSVERHATSKIAKKEDLYNLFTYGFRGEALSSISAVSKMSLSSRTKDDEVGSAITVSGGKITGLKEIQRNVGTTIEIKDLFFNTPARLKFLRKTTTEYMNIKDIIVQEALGNPNTAITLILDDKVSIKTTGNGIENTIVEIFGRNVLKNSKAFSMGYLGNASLYRATRDSIFTFVNGRMVKSKLLENAIIDGYYTKLMKGKYPFAILFLEIDPKEVDVNVHPSKKIVKFSNESNIYGKVLREIENCFEGDDVFVSPTMEKNIEKEKEALIDFTEFSKFVPMKAENTKFEGLEVKKYPKAEREIEISDIEVKEEIEKTEKIEKSDEDDFENMFSEKKKNSVFEIKEEIKAFEENEKSDTMKSNVILEVKPEIKEAVIPEEKNAVPKIDFKVLGQIFDSFILVERDGVFEIYDQHIIHERILYEKLKKEYYGTSVSRQQLLVPIRINLDPRERELIFENMEYFTEFGFEIDEFDENEVVIRSVPVMNFRDSTENIFRNIIKNLKENKETDIRESIIISMSCKGAIKANEKLSISEMETIIKKLHEIGKYTCPHGRPIIVKITLNDLEKLFKRK, encoded by the coding sequence ATGGGAATAATAAAAGTATTAGACGAATCAGTTTCTAACATAATTGCAGCTGGGGAAGTAGTTGAAAATCCTGCCAGTATGCTGAAAGAACTTTTGGAAAACTCACTAGATGCAGAGAGCAAAAGTATAAAAATAGAGGTTAAATCTGGCGGAAGACATGTGATAATATCTGATGATGGAAAGGGAATGACTCAAGATGATCTGCTTCTTTCTGTAGAAAGACATGCTACAAGTAAGATAGCTAAAAAGGAAGATTTATATAATCTTTTTACATATGGGTTTAGAGGAGAGGCACTTTCTTCTATCTCAGCAGTATCAAAAATGTCTTTATCTTCTCGAACTAAAGATGATGAAGTAGGATCAGCAATAACAGTTTCTGGTGGAAAAATAACAGGTCTTAAAGAAATTCAGAGAAATGTGGGAACTACCATAGAAATAAAAGATTTGTTTTTTAATACTCCTGCAAGACTAAAGTTTTTGAGAAAGACTACAACAGAATATATGAATATAAAAGATATAATAGTACAGGAAGCACTGGGAAATCCTAATACTGCTATAACTCTTATACTTGATGATAAAGTGAGTATAAAGACAACAGGAAATGGGATAGAGAATACTATTGTAGAAATATTTGGAAGAAATGTTTTAAAAAATTCAAAAGCTTTTTCTATGGGGTATCTGGGAAATGCTTCATTGTATAGAGCTACAAGAGATTCTATATTTACATTTGTAAATGGGCGTATGGTAAAATCAAAACTTCTGGAGAACGCTATTATTGATGGGTACTATACAAAGCTTATGAAAGGAAAATATCCTTTTGCAATTTTGTTCCTAGAGATAGATCCTAAAGAGGTAGATGTTAATGTACATCCTTCAAAGAAAATAGTGAAATTCTCAAATGAATCTAATATATATGGAAAAGTTTTGAGAGAAATTGAAAATTGTTTTGAAGGTGATGATGTTTTTGTTTCTCCAACTATGGAAAAGAATATTGAAAAGGAAAAAGAAGCTTTAATAGACTTTACAGAATTTTCAAAATTTGTTCCTATGAAGGCAGAAAATACAAAGTTTGAAGGACTTGAAGTGAAAAAATATCCTAAAGCAGAAAGAGAGATAGAAATTTCTGACATAGAGGTAAAAGAAGAAATTGAAAAAACTGAGAAGATTGAAAAATCAGATGAAGATGATTTTGAAAATATGTTCAGTGAGAAGAAGAAAAATTCTGTTTTTGAGATAAAAGAAGAAATAAAAGCATTTGAAGAAAATGAAAAATCTGATACAATGAAAAGCAATGTTATTTTAGAAGTAAAACCTGAAATTAAAGAAGCTGTTATACCAGAAGAAAAGAATGCTGTTCCTAAAATAGATTTTAAAGTTTTAGGACAGATATTTGATTCGTTCATTTTAGTTGAAAGAGATGGAGTATTTGAAATATATGATCAGCATATAATTCACGAGAGAATACTTTATGAGAAATTAAAAAAAGAATATTATGGAACAAGTGTGAGCAGACAGCAGCTTTTGGTGCCAATAAGAATAAATCTTGACCCAAGGGAGAGAGAACTTATTTTTGAAAATATGGAATATTTTACAGAGTTTGGATTTGAGATTGATGAGTTTGATGAGAATGAAGTAGTAATAAGATCAGTTCCAGTAATGAATTTTAGGGACAGCACAGAAAATATTTTCAGAAATATAATTAAAAATCTTAAAGAGAATAAAGAAACAGATATCAGAGAAAGTATTATAATTTCAATGTCATGTAAAGGGGCTATAAAAGCCAATGAAAAACTTTCTATTAGTGAAATGGAAACAATAATAAAGAAACTTCATGAAATAGGTAAATATACTTGTCCTCACGGAAGACCAATTATAGTAAAAATTACTCTGAATGATTTAGAAAAACTTTTTAAGAGAAAATAA
- a CDS encoding tetratricopeptide repeat protein has translation MKAIGYLLILLTMYSCTGLPQKTDLGSIWGRNEEQPITQETIVLTENDSSGILDEVSRSLKEGKTKEYSESYNGSTFEVYTGDYLFIPLKSEDDFKLVSYPRSISYELGIKGNNLVFRSIYQGEFTLDLYSLGGVTRRVKISNKLKYRFTEQNNYDIILKNYAANDIKQLQNSVALHRMAFPDSFRDKEISFMLMELAGKDGNVRVVREEIEFLKKYKTLDEQDKLTILDTLTAIGATSSNLDSVLLEYDSANTILNGELKKIILSKSSANREEIEFLEKVFRDEPTKEAADFIGNWYLRNGDINRGTQYINGTIEGIAPELLESIFTKTEEGTVDPMAELENKNYTQFRTFLSDGENSFNQGNYVEALVHLEKALEINKNYAETKDIYFYMGQSNLQLDNNQKAIDNYKKALDIEKSDDKKAEIYYNMGIAYDKLGNKEESRNYFTFVRQKYPKSSWSTKSSIYLLKLN, from the coding sequence ATGAAAGCAATAGGTTACTTATTAATTCTTCTTACTATGTACAGCTGTACTGGACTTCCTCAAAAAACTGATTTAGGAAGTATATGGGGAAGAAATGAAGAACAGCCAATAACACAGGAAACAATCGTTTTAACAGAAAATGATTCTTCAGGAATTTTAGATGAGGTTTCAAGATCATTGAAAGAAGGAAAAACTAAAGAATATTCTGAAAGCTACAATGGAAGCACTTTTGAAGTGTATACAGGAGATTATCTTTTTATTCCTTTAAAATCTGAAGATGACTTTAAATTAGTTTCTTATCCTAGAAGTATTTCTTATGAACTGGGAATAAAAGGAAATAATCTAGTATTTAGAAGTATATATCAGGGAGAATTTACTTTAGATTTATACTCTTTAGGAGGAGTAACAAGAAGAGTAAAAATTTCGAATAAATTAAAATATAGATTTACGGAACAGAATAATTATGATATAATTCTAAAAAATTACGCTGCAAATGATATAAAACAGTTACAAAATAGTGTAGCATTACATAGAATGGCATTTCCAGATAGTTTCAGAGATAAGGAAATATCTTTTATGCTTATGGAATTGGCAGGGAAAGATGGAAATGTTAGAGTAGTAAGGGAAGAAATTGAATTCCTGAAAAAATATAAAACTTTAGATGAACAGGATAAATTGACAATACTTGATACTCTTACTGCAATAGGAGCTACATCTTCTAATCTTGATTCAGTATTATTAGAATATGATTCAGCAAATACTATACTTAATGGAGAACTTAAAAAGATAATACTTTCAAAATCTTCAGCTAACAGAGAAGAAATAGAATTTTTAGAAAAAGTATTCAGAGATGAGCCAACTAAAGAGGCAGCAGATTTCATAGGAAACTGGTATTTGAGAAATGGAGATATAAACAGAGGAACACAGTATATAAATGGAACTATTGAAGGAATTGCTCCTGAATTACTGGAATCTATATTTACAAAAACTGAAGAGGGAACAGTAGATCCAATGGCAGAACTTGAAAATAAAAACTATACTCAATTCAGAACATTTTTAAGTGATGGAGAGAACAGCTTTAATCAAGGAAATTATGTGGAAGCACTTGTACATCTTGAAAAGGCTTTAGAAATAAATAAGAATTATGCTGAAACTAAGGATATATACTTTTATATGGGACAAAGCAATCTTCAATTAGATAACAATCAAAAAGCTATTGATAATTATAAAAAAGCATTGGATATAGAAAAAAGCGATGACAAAAAAGCAGAAATATACTATAATATGGGAATAGCTTATGATAAACTTGGAAATAAAGAGGAAAGTAGAAATTACTTTACTTTTGTAAGACAAAAATATCCAAAATCATCATGGAGTACAAAAAGTAGTATATATTTGTTAAAATTAAATTAA
- the recJ gene encoding single-stranded-DNA-specific exonuclease RecJ: protein MRNTRWVYRDNSLKNNKDIQNLNLDKDILNLLYNRNITEKEDIKNFLDVNIKNIADPFSLKDVDKAIKRLTQAKESNETVWVYGDYDVDGITSVSLCYLALSELGINVKYYIPLRDEGYGLNKEAIDHIKSEGGTLIITVDCGISSHEEITHASSLGIDMIVTDHHEINNGNPEALAVINPKREDNEYGFKYLAGVGTAFMMISALFKTLDKEEDVYKYLDIVAIGTVADIVPLLKENRIFVKEGLEYLKRSRWLGLNMLIKKIFEDYDIRKFNTYDIGFIIAPIFNAVGRLEDAKKAVELFIEKDHRVCSAAIKDLLEKNSERKEIQEEIFQKAIEKIENEKLYENSVLIVGEEGFHHGVIGIVASKVLDRYYKPTIIMEIKPDEGIATASCRSIEGFNIIEAINNFSDLLVKYGGHSGAAGFSIKIENIEEFSKKLNEYAKNAMEDSTLVKPVKVDRPLPFYKISYDFLDKISLLEPFGFGNPSPLFSLDNCQFDGLRLIGKDKKHLMMNIIKNGNEIRNCVWFNSDDVFEDLVNLRNIDIAFKLKLETYKDRYQYKMYVEDIRETIHTSNETENIFDLYDIQFPIETVIYTRRKMDSPKIRLTFSEQGITVANDRTYLGSLDAQTEYILSSLKKMYNVEFSAAVKDVILKDENYNVHLLIDKDYTFSSYAIKQSELFKEIKNFLIGEFNYNYIQKKTLASVFKDKNNTIAIIEKGRGIETIIQTIGLYYKNINEKALLVTKENISKKTISSIGIGDKFIGGYDFYIFLNPEKSQIEKYIDRKILVITEDKTFNIDGFSNIVDDYEIPQNIRFVSEEELKDKNIIFSKKLPLDKKIQVIKNLKTYLEVYSTKNILPYL from the coding sequence ATGAGAAATACAAGATGGGTTTACAGAGATAATTCTCTGAAAAACAACAAAGATATTCAAAATCTTAATTTAGATAAGGATATCCTTAATCTTTTATATAATAGAAATATAACAGAGAAAGAAGATATAAAAAATTTCCTTGATGTAAATATAAAAAATATAGCTGATCCTTTTTCTTTAAAAGATGTTGATAAAGCAATTAAAAGACTTACTCAAGCAAAAGAATCAAATGAAACTGTATGGGTATATGGAGATTACGATGTTGATGGAATCACATCAGTTTCTTTATGTTATTTAGCCTTGAGTGAATTAGGAATCAATGTAAAATATTATATCCCCTTAAGAGATGAAGGATATGGACTTAACAAGGAAGCAATAGATCATATAAAAAGTGAAGGAGGAACCCTTATCATAACTGTTGACTGTGGTATCTCCTCACATGAAGAAATAACTCATGCTTCATCTTTGGGTATAGATATGATAGTTACTGACCATCACGAGATAAATAATGGCAATCCTGAAGCTCTAGCAGTTATTAATCCTAAAAGGGAGGATAATGAATATGGATTTAAATATTTAGCAGGAGTAGGAACTGCTTTTATGATGATATCTGCCCTTTTTAAAACTCTTGATAAAGAAGAAGATGTTTATAAATACCTTGATATAGTTGCAATAGGTACTGTAGCAGATATTGTTCCCCTTCTTAAAGAAAATAGAATATTTGTGAAAGAAGGGCTGGAATATCTCAAAAGAAGCAGATGGCTTGGACTAAATATGCTTATTAAAAAAATTTTTGAAGATTATGATATAAGAAAATTCAATACTTATGATATAGGATTTATCATAGCCCCTATATTTAATGCTGTAGGAAGACTGGAAGATGCTAAAAAAGCTGTTGAACTTTTTATAGAAAAAGACCATAGAGTATGCTCTGCAGCAATAAAAGACCTTTTAGAAAAAAACAGCGAAAGAAAAGAGATACAAGAAGAGATATTCCAAAAGGCTATTGAAAAAATAGAGAATGAAAAACTTTATGAAAACAGTGTTCTCATAGTGGGAGAAGAGGGATTTCATCATGGAGTTATTGGTATAGTTGCCTCTAAAGTTCTGGACAGATATTACAAACCTACTATAATTATGGAAATAAAACCTGATGAAGGAATTGCCACTGCTTCATGCAGAAGTATAGAGGGATTCAATATAATAGAAGCTATTAATAATTTTTCAGACCTTCTTGTCAAATATGGAGGACACAGTGGAGCTGCTGGTTTTTCAATCAAAATAGAAAATATTGAGGAGTTCAGCAAAAAACTTAATGAATATGCTAAAAATGCCATGGAAGACAGTACTCTTGTAAAACCAGTTAAAGTGGACAGACCTCTTCCTTTTTATAAAATATCATATGATTTCCTGGATAAGATCTCACTTCTTGAACCATTTGGTTTTGGAAATCCCTCTCCTTTATTTTCACTGGATAACTGTCAGTTTGATGGATTGAGACTTATAGGTAAAGATAAGAAACATCTTATGATGAATATTATAAAAAATGGAAATGAAATAAGAAACTGTGTGTGGTTTAACAGTGATGATGTCTTTGAGGACCTTGTTAACTTAAGAAATATAGATATTGCCTTTAAGCTAAAACTGGAAACATACAAAGACAGATACCAATATAAAATGTATGTTGAAGATATAAGAGAGACTATTCATACTTCAAATGAAACAGAAAATATTTTTGATCTTTATGATATACAGTTTCCAATAGAAACAGTTATTTATACCAGAAGAAAAATGGATTCTCCAAAAATAAGGCTTACTTTCTCTGAACAGGGAATAACTGTAGCTAATGATCGTACATATCTGGGAAGTTTAGATGCTCAGACTGAATATATACTAAGTTCTTTAAAAAAAATGTATAACGTTGAATTCTCTGCTGCTGTAAAAGATGTTATATTAAAAGATGAAAATTACAATGTTCATCTCCTTATTGATAAAGATTATACTTTTTCATCTTATGCTATAAAACAAAGTGAATTATTCAAGGAAATAAAGAATTTTCTTATAGGAGAATTTAATTATAACTATATTCAAAAGAAAACTTTAGCATCTGTTTTTAAAGATAAAAATAATACAATAGCAATTATAGAAAAAGGAAGAGGAATTGAAACTATAATTCAAACTATAGGACTTTATTACAAAAATATAAATGAAAAAGCTCTTCTTGTAACAAAAGAAAATATATCTAAAAAAACTATTTCAAGTATAGGAATAGGGGATAAATTTATTGGAGGGTATGATTTTTATATTTTCCTTAATCCTGAAAAATCTCAAATAGAAAAATATATTGATAGAAAAATTCTAGTAATAACAGAAGATAAAACTTTTAATATAGATGGATTCAGTAATATTGTTGATGACTATGAGATTCCACAAAATATAAGATTTGTATCTGAAGAGGAGCTTAAAGATAAAAATATAATTTTCAGTAAAAAGCTTCCTTTAGATAAAAAAATTCAGGTTATTAAAAATCTAAAAACTTACTTAGAGGTGTATTCAACAAAGAATATACTTCCATATCTATAA
- a CDS encoding outer membrane beta-barrel protein — protein MMKKVLLGLAALSCVSLAAEGTNVYLKAGADVFQRFDEVKDEGEKVNKDKGDDFGYELTVEVMREVYSNLELGLGLSYQDHGNPKSVTTYYVDENIKSEIPGFKSVPLYVTAKYNFPVEGNVKPYLKADLGYSFNDENGDVKISSSELGLNFLTKVENGLYYGIGAGAEYNNFVVDLMYKVNKAKIKADIYGERIKKDLDYSRVTLSVGYKFNF, from the coding sequence ATGATGAAAAAAGTATTATTAGGATTAGCAGCATTATCATGTGTAAGTTTAGCAGCTGAGGGGACAAATGTATATTTGAAAGCAGGAGCAGATGTATTTCAAAGATTTGATGAGGTAAAAGATGAAGGGGAAAAGGTAAACAAAGATAAGGGAGATGACTTTGGTTACGAATTAACAGTAGAAGTAATGAGAGAAGTTTACTCTAACTTAGAATTAGGACTTGGACTATCTTATCAGGATCATGGTAATCCAAAGTCAGTAACTACATATTATGTAGATGAAAATATTAAGAGTGAAATTCCAGGATTTAAATCAGTACCACTATATGTAACAGCTAAGTATAATTTTCCAGTAGAAGGAAATGTAAAACCATATTTGAAAGCGGATTTAGGATATTCATTTAATGATGAAAATGGAGATGTAAAAATAAGTAGTTCAGAACTTGGATTAAATTTTCTTACAAAAGTAGAAAACGGACTATATTATGGAATAGGTGCAGGAGCAGAATATAATAATTTTGTAGTAGATTTAATGTATAAAGTAAATAAAGCTAAAATAAAAGCTGATATATATGGAGAAAGAATTAAAAAAGATTTAGACTATTCAAGAGTAACACTTTCTGTTGGATACAAATTTAATTTCTAA